A section of the Rubritalea squalenifaciens DSM 18772 genome encodes:
- the pyrH gene encoding UMP kinase gives MSKTDRSFKRVVLKLSGEALRESGSQDNISPEIVERIACEIKAAHSTGMEIAIVVGGGNFWRGASASARGMDRATADYVGMLATVMNALAVQSALEAEGVPCIVQSAIEMKNVAEPFIRRKASRQLKEGRVVVFAAGTGSPFFSTDTTAALRASEMGADAILKATMVDGVYDADPKKNPEAKRFNKVSFQTCIVEQLKVMDSTAFTLCMDNDIPIIVFDLNVHGNITKAIVGQDIGTIVSKDSDEV, from the coding sequence ATGAGTAAAACTGATCGATCCTTCAAACGTGTAGTCCTTAAACTGAGTGGAGAAGCCCTGCGAGAATCAGGAAGCCAAGATAACATCTCCCCAGAAATTGTTGAGCGAATCGCTTGTGAAATTAAAGCCGCTCATTCCACTGGAATGGAAATCGCTATCGTAGTCGGTGGCGGTAATTTCTGGCGTGGAGCGAGCGCGAGCGCTAGGGGCATGGATCGAGCGACTGCAGATTATGTAGGTATGCTTGCTACAGTGATGAATGCTCTGGCTGTGCAGAGTGCATTGGAGGCTGAAGGAGTGCCTTGCATTGTCCAGTCTGCTATCGAAATGAAGAATGTTGCTGAGCCGTTTATCCGACGCAAGGCATCACGCCAACTTAAGGAGGGCAGAGTAGTTGTTTTTGCAGCCGGTACTGGCAGCCCGTTCTTCTCCACAGATACGACCGCGGCTCTCCGAGCTAGTGAAATGGGGGCAGATGCTATCCTCAAGGCGACTATGGTCGATGGAGTCTACGATGCTGATCCCAAGAAGAATCCTGAGGCAAAGCGTTTCAACAAAGTGTCATTCCAGACATGCATCGTGGAGCAACTCAAGGTGATGGACTCTACAGCATTCACGCTCTGCATGGATAATGATATTCCAATCATTGTTTTTGATCTTAATGTTCATGGCAACATTACCAAAGCGATTGTCGGTCAAGACATCGGCACGATTGTAAGCAAAGATAGCGACGAAGTTTAA
- the fmt gene encoding methionyl-tRNA formyltransferase, whose amino-acid sequence MQDKKRILFMGTGDIAIPSFEALLSSNYELVALVTQPDKPVGRKMVMTPPQIKEVALSHGIQVLQPEKVRGADELEKIRALAADVIVVMAYGQILPKALLEMPSVACINLHASLLPKFRGASCIQSAIDEGDSETGITVMHVSPRLDEGDIILSSKVAIGSATTGGQLHDELAAVAPGAMLQALQELFDGVASRTAQDDSLASYSPKLLREHGQIDWGSSAEQIERRVRAYDPWPGTYTCFQDAKGRTKRIKIFPGLDVVSGLSGEPGEVLKLDGELIVACGSGSVRIHELQVEGSRRMGVEDFLKASPLSVGDKLFSLA is encoded by the coding sequence ATGCAAGATAAGAAACGTATCCTTTTCATGGGGACTGGCGATATCGCCATTCCTTCCTTCGAGGCTCTGCTGTCCAGTAATTACGAACTTGTGGCTCTCGTAACTCAGCCTGATAAGCCAGTCGGCCGTAAAATGGTGATGACACCACCGCAGATCAAAGAAGTTGCCTTGAGTCATGGTATTCAGGTCTTGCAGCCAGAAAAGGTGAGGGGGGCTGACGAGCTTGAGAAGATTCGGGCACTTGCTGCCGATGTGATTGTGGTGATGGCCTATGGCCAAATTCTGCCGAAAGCGTTACTGGAGATGCCGAGTGTTGCCTGTATCAACTTGCATGCGTCCCTGCTCCCCAAATTCAGAGGTGCTTCCTGTATTCAGAGCGCTATTGATGAAGGGGATTCCGAGACGGGTATCACAGTGATGCATGTCTCTCCAAGGCTTGATGAGGGTGATATCATTCTTAGTAGTAAGGTGGCCATTGGGTCAGCAACCACTGGAGGGCAACTTCATGACGAGTTGGCCGCAGTCGCTCCCGGGGCTATGTTGCAGGCTCTCCAGGAATTGTTCGATGGTGTTGCATCGCGCACTGCCCAGGATGATTCCTTGGCTAGTTATTCTCCCAAGTTGCTGCGTGAACACGGCCAGATTGATTGGGGGAGTTCAGCTGAGCAGATTGAGAGAAGGGTGCGCGCCTATGATCCATGGCCTGGCACTTATACTTGTTTCCAGGATGCTAAAGGCCGTACCAAGAGGATCAAGATCTTCCCTGGGCTGGATGTCGTATCTGGACTCAGCGGTGAACCCGGCGAAGTGCTGAAACTAGATGGTGAATTAATCGTCGCCTGTGGTTCTGGCTCTGTTCGCATACATGAGCTGCAGGTTGAGGGCAGCCGCCGCATGGGGGTGGAGGATTTTCTGAAGGCATCACCACTTTCCGTGGGAGATAAACTCTTTTCACTCGCCTAG
- a CDS encoding adenylate kinase family protein codes for MATETRSKRPAILILGAPGSGKGTQGKALGMVPRFFHCACGDVFRSLDTRTELGKKFVEYSSKGQLVPDELTIELWKAQIENWKDSHVYFPDADILVLDGIPRNVRQAEILSEYVDVLQVFHLSCPNREELARRMRKRALRDNRMDDASDKVIEERIRTYEAETKPILEFYPESIRTDIDAAQQPIKVLNDIISRILELPVYGEMNKVVI; via the coding sequence ATGGCAACAGAAACCCGCTCAAAGCGACCTGCAATTCTCATTCTTGGTGCTCCTGGGTCCGGCAAAGGCACTCAAGGCAAAGCATTAGGCATGGTGCCGCGCTTCTTCCATTGCGCCTGTGGTGACGTCTTCCGCTCACTGGATACCCGCACTGAACTTGGTAAAAAATTTGTTGAGTACTCCAGTAAGGGCCAGCTTGTTCCAGATGAGCTGACGATCGAGTTGTGGAAGGCACAGATCGAAAACTGGAAAGATAGCCATGTTTATTTCCCGGATGCAGACATCTTGGTGCTAGACGGCATTCCACGTAATGTTCGTCAGGCTGAAATCCTTTCTGAGTATGTTGATGTGCTTCAGGTCTTCCATCTTTCTTGCCCAAATCGCGAAGAACTCGCTCGCCGCATGCGTAAACGTGCCCTGAGAGATAACCGCATGGATGATGCATCAGACAAGGTGATCGAGGAGCGCATCAGAACCTATGAGGCCGAAACCAAGCCAATCCTGGAGTTCTACCCTGAGTCCATTCGTACTGATATCGATGCTGCTCAGCAGCCGATCAAAGTTCTCAATGATATCATCAGTCGTATTCTGGAGCTTCCAGTATACGGAGAGATGAATAAAGTGGTTATTTAA
- a CDS encoding LysR family transcriptional regulator encodes MNVHHLELFYYVAKYEGITAAVRKMPYGIQQPAVSGQILQLENELGVKLFNRRPFALTKAGEDLYDFAYPFFSRLADIEERLKGEESSHLRIAASASVLGNHLPEVLEKLKLKTPDLKLTLKEVEPSEVFGLLTSQQADVAVTVLHDRLSDGLKSIELMRIPLALAVPASCKVSSLEDLLEDCPYGDGKIGKIPLVGLPANETLQRLFQQGLNQQSVRWEVSMEVNALDVIQRYVGRGFGAGITVAIPGVNLYQGCQLLPLDGFPPLVIGAVYQGSLKPITQEFLEAAKSHVASLVS; translated from the coding sequence ATGAATGTTCACCACCTAGAGTTGTTCTACTACGTAGCCAAGTATGAGGGAATTACTGCTGCGGTTAGAAAAATGCCCTATGGCATTCAGCAACCTGCGGTCAGTGGGCAGATCCTACAGCTTGAAAACGAGCTTGGGGTAAAGCTGTTTAATCGCCGGCCATTCGCCCTTACTAAAGCGGGTGAGGATTTGTATGATTTTGCCTACCCGTTCTTTTCGCGTCTGGCAGATATCGAGGAGCGGTTGAAAGGTGAGGAGAGTAGCCATCTGAGGATTGCCGCGTCGGCTTCAGTCCTCGGTAACCATCTTCCTGAGGTACTTGAGAAGCTCAAGCTGAAAACCCCGGATCTGAAGTTGACTTTGAAGGAGGTTGAGCCTTCCGAAGTCTTTGGCTTGCTGACATCTCAGCAGGCCGATGTGGCCGTCACCGTGTTACATGACCGCTTGAGTGATGGGCTTAAGTCCATTGAGTTAATGAGGATCCCCCTGGCTTTAGCTGTTCCAGCATCCTGCAAAGTGAGTAGCCTGGAAGATCTGCTTGAAGATTGCCCTTATGGTGATGGTAAAATTGGTAAAATCCCTCTGGTGGGCTTGCCGGCTAATGAGACCCTGCAGAGGTTGTTTCAACAAGGCCTCAATCAGCAATCGGTACGCTGGGAGGTCAGTATGGAAGTGAATGCACTCGATGTGATCCAGCGCTATGTGGGGAGAGGCTTCGGCGCGGGGATCACTGTGGCTATCCCTGGGGTCAATCTTTATCAGGGGTGTCAGTTGCTGCCATTGGACGGCTTTCCTCCACTAGTCATCGGGGCCGTGTATCAAGGATCACTGAAGCCGATTACCCAGGAGTTTCTTGAGGCAGCCAAGAGTCATGTGGCTAGCCTGGTGTCATGA